One window from the genome of Pseudomonas fluorescens encodes:
- a CDS encoding class I SAM-dependent methyltransferase translates to MIRRWLAGRRPVAPSPAPTVAVSPRDAGLYDAMLDGWFRSETGELLKGFAITADDTLLDVGCGEGVATLFAMRQGASVIFTDSEQDKVRDLARQVEAQAAAPFLGLVSNSLPLPLADGCANKIVCMEVLEHIHEPEPFMAELVRMGRPGAQYLLSVPASVGEHLQQGIAPPGYFQAPNHVQIFSAERFAALVEDAGLVIEHRQASGFFWVMGMIFFWASERAAGRDLEGAVRDRIQAPYPPLMERWASLWQDLLTQPDGLVIKQVLDRFMPKSQVIIARKPDPSSGSTS, encoded by the coding sequence ATGATCCGGCGATGGCTGGCCGGGCGCAGGCCTGTGGCGCCTTCGCCAGCGCCGACGGTGGCCGTTTCGCCCCGGGATGCCGGCCTCTACGACGCGATGCTCGACGGCTGGTTTCGCAGTGAAACCGGCGAATTGCTCAAGGGCTTTGCCATCACGGCCGACGATACCTTGCTGGATGTGGGCTGCGGAGAAGGTGTGGCGACGCTGTTTGCCATGCGCCAGGGTGCGTCCGTGATCTTTACCGACAGCGAACAGGACAAGGTGCGCGACCTGGCTCGCCAAGTCGAAGCCCAGGCCGCCGCGCCGTTCCTGGGGTTGGTCAGCAACAGCTTGCCGCTGCCCCTGGCCGATGGCTGTGCGAACAAGATCGTCTGCATGGAGGTGCTCGAGCATATCCATGAGCCTGAGCCGTTCATGGCCGAGCTGGTGCGCATGGGCCGACCCGGGGCGCAGTACCTGCTCAGCGTGCCGGCCTCGGTGGGCGAGCATTTGCAGCAAGGCATCGCGCCGCCGGGCTACTTTCAAGCGCCCAACCATGTGCAGATTTTCAGTGCCGAACGATTCGCCGCGTTGGTGGAGGACGCCGGGCTGGTGATCGAGCATCGCCAGGCCAGCGGGTTTTTCTGGGTCATGGGCATGATTTTCTTCTGGGCCAGCGAACGAGCGGCCGGCCGGGACCTCGAGGGTGCCGTGCGTGACCGTATCCAGGCGCCGTATCCACCCTTGATGGAGCGCTGGGCGAGCCTCTGGCAGGACTTGCTGACGCAACCCGACGGCCTGGTGATCAAGCAGGTGCTGGACCGGTTCATGCCCAAGAGCCAGGTCATCATCGCGCGTAAGCCCGATCCTTCTTCCGGGAGTACTTCATGA